A genomic window from Papaver somniferum cultivar HN1 unplaced genomic scaffold, ASM357369v1 unplaced-scaffold_15, whole genome shotgun sequence includes:
- the LOC113335801 gene encoding ABC transporter B family member 9-like isoform X1, with protein sequence MRIQITCHFFDSSKVENALHSELGNIDLGLEMGVYKRNSRENFSSFSYFCFRNACNLLVEIPSRILTSFLVVENWWIRQFAQVALKTLYLGIAIAVATFMQMSCWIVTGERQARRIRVAYLQSVLKQDITFFDKKSTTAEVIVSLTCDTVLVQDAIGEKVGKFIQLTTTFFAAFTVAFSKGWSLSLLVLSCIPPLALTGILVSKYVSKVSHGGQAANTEAAEVVAQTMGAIRTVASFTGEKEAIEKYNKILPKTYIFMTRQALASGIGFGVAISVMYSFEGLAMWYGSRLILDKGFNGGNITSIIFNLAIGGIALGQAFPCLSIFIAGKAASDKMFKVINRKPLIDISETKGLILENIKGDINLKEIYFSYPTRPDVQVLSGFSLCVPSGSTAALVGQSGSGKSTVLSLVERFYDPQAGEVLIDGVNLKELQLKWVRENVIGLVSQEPTLFATTIKENIIYGKEKATEEEIKRAVTLANAANFIDKLPMGLETMISGTKLSGGQKQRIAIARAILKNPKILLLDEATSALDVKSEQIVKDALERVILNRTTIIVAHRLTTIKDAKIINVVHQGKIVEQGSHAELIMDLNGAYSQLIRLQEATASDEYTPPLHEIGIETSIFHQESNELDDSKKEVVDQHDQLAQHKVSFSQLAYLNKPEVVILFFGLFAAMIKGLMAPTLGFLLSRIIKILYEPPDELRRDSKIWSFMFVALGCIGLIIIPLQHYLIGIAGGKLVQRVRSMCFRKIVHQEMSWFDDHTNSSGAIESWLSTDALRVQNLVGDSLSLWVQNISTITAAVIIALVSNWKFTLVLIALLPLFASEGYARMKFIQSSLNGDGKVKYEEANQVAFGAVGGIRTVASFNAEEKVAKLYNSKCTNSMKQGNQRGLISGVGLGIAIFIIYLGASICFYAGGNFVRDKKATFEQIFRVIFVLFVSVVDSSETTAMAPDFNKARDSAASIFKILENKPKIDSSSNTGLTLDNVEGTIDFLNISFKYPSRPNVQIFRDFCLNIPSGKIVALVGESGCGKSTVISLLQRFYDVDSGRIMLDRVDIQKFKINWLRQQMGLVSQEPVLFNDTIKANVAYGQQGIVSEEEILLATKASNAHNFISALPEGYNTYVGEKGIQLSGGQKQRIAIARAILKNPKILLLDEATSALDAESEHIVQEAFERVMKNRTTIVVAHRLSSVKGADVIAVVKNGVVVEQGKHEVLVNKKDGVYASFHDLSA encoded by the exons ATGAGGATCCAAATCACATGCCATTTCTTTGATTCTAGTAAAGTTGAAAATGCCTTACATTCGGAATTGGGAAATATAGATTTAGGCTTAGAGATGGGTGTGTATAAGCGAAATAGTAGAGagaatttctcttctttttcctaCTTTTGTTTTAGGAATGCATGCAACTTGCTTGTTGAAATACCAAGCAGAATTCTCACTTCTTTTTTGGTTGTTGAGAACTGGTGGATTAGGCAGTTTGCACAG GTTGCACTGAAGACTCTGTACTTGGGAATTGCAATTGCCGTTGCGACATTCATGC AGATGTCTTGCTGGATTGTTACTGGAGAGAGACAAGCAAGAAGAATCAGGGTTGCATATCTACAATCTGTACTGAAACAAGATATTACATTCTTTGACAAGAAATCCACAACTGCCGAAGTCATTGTTAGTTTAACTTGTGACACCGTACTTGTTCAGGATGCCATTGGTGAAAAGGTTGGAAAATTCATACAACTCACAACAACCTTTTTTGCTGCATTTACTGTTGCATTTAGCAAAGGTTGGTCTCTCTCCCTTCTGGTGCTATCATGCATTCCACCCCTAGCACTTACTGGCATCTTAGTGTCAAAATATGTATCAAAAGTTTCGCACGGAGGGCAAGCAGCAAACACCGAGGCTGCAGAAGTTGTGGCACAAACAATGGGAGCTATTCGAACG GTAGCATCCTTTACAGGAGAAAAGGAGGCAATAGAAAAATACAACAAAATACTACCAAAAACATACATATTCATGACCAGACAAGCACTTGCTTCTGGCATAGGATTTGGCGTAGCGATATCAGTCATGTACAGTTTTGAAGGACTTGCAATGTGGTACGGCTCTAGGTTGATTCTTGATAAAGGCTTCAATGGCGGGAATATCACCAGCATTATATTCAATCTCGCAATTGGTGGAAT TGCACTAGGCCAAGCGTTTCCATGTCTGAGTATATTTATAGCCGGAAAAGCTGCGAGTGATAAGATGTTTAAAGTAATCAACCGGAAACCTCTGATCGATATCTCAGAGACGAAAGGACTTATATTGGAAAACATCAAGGGTGATATAAATTTGAAAGAAATCTACTTCAGTTACCCGACAAGGCCCGATGTGCAAGTACTATCAGGTTTCTCATTATGCGTTCCGAGTGGAAGCACCGCAGCTTTAGTTGGACAGAGTGGAAGTGGAAAATCTACAGTACTTAGTTTGGTAGAGAGATTTTATGATCCCCAAGCTGGTGAAGTACTTATAGATGGTGTTAATCTGAAGGAATTACAACTTAAGTGGGTTAGGGAGAATGTTATAGGACTAGTAAGCCAAGAACCAACATTGTTCGCAACTACCATAAAAGAGAACATTATCTACGGAAAGGAAAAAGCAACCGAAGAAGAAATAAAGCGGGCAGTCACACTTGCCAATGCTGCAAATTTCATTGATAAGTTGCCTATG GGACTTGAAACAATGATAAGTGGAACTAAGCTATCTGGAGGTCAAAAACAGAGGATTGCAATTGCAAGAGCCATCTTGAAGAACCCAAAGATCCTACTTCTTGATGAAGCCACGAGCGCCTTGGATGTCAAATCAGAGCAAATAGTGAAAGATGCTTTAGAACGTGTTATTTTGAATCGAACAACCATCATTGTCGCCCATCGGCTAACTACCATTAAGGATGCCAAAATCATAAATGTGGTACATCAAGGAAAAATAGTGGAGCAAG GAagtcatgcagaactaatcatgGATTTAAATGGAGCCTACTCCCAGTTAATCCGTCTACAAGAAGCTACTGCAAGTGATGAGTATACTCCACCTTTACACGAGATTGGTATCGAGACTTCAATCTTTCACCAGGAATCCAATGAATTAGACGATAGTAAGAAAGAGGTAGTCGATCAACACGACCAACTAGCGCAGCATAAAGTATCTTTTAGTCAATTAGCTTACTTGAATAAGCCAGAGGTGGTAATTTTGTTCTTCGGATTGTTTGCCGCAATGATAAAAGGTCTGATGGCACCTACCTTAGGATTCTTACTCTCGAGAATAATTAAGATACTTTATGAACCACCAGATGAACTTCGCAGAGATTCTAAGATATGGTCTTTCATGTTTGTGGCACTAGGTTGCATTGGTTTGATTATTATACCTCTGCAACATTACCTCATAGGAATTGCAGGTGGTAAACTAGTTCAACGGGTTAGATCTATGTGTTTCAGAAAAATTGTGCACCAAGAAATGAGTTGGTTCGATGACCATACAAATTCAAG TGGGGCAATAGAGTCATGGTTATCTACAGATGCTTTAAGAGTTCAGAATCTTGTTGGAGATTCCTTGTCATTATGGGTTCAGAACATATCAACAATCACAGCAGCAGTCATTATAGCACTGGTATCTAATTGGAAATTTACGCTTGTGCTTATTGCGTTGTTGCCATTGTTTGCTTCAGAAGGATATGCACGTATGAAGTTTATACAAAGCTCACTGAATGGGGATGGAAAG GTGAAGTACGAAGAAGCAAATCAAGTTGCATTCGGTGCTGTGGGAGGCATTCGAACTGTTGCATCCTTTAATGCAGAGGAGAAGGTTGCTAAACTCTATAATAGCAAATGCACGAATTCCATGAAACAGGGAAACCAACGCGGATTGATAAGTGGTGTTGGCCTTGGCATTGctatttttattatctatcttggtGCTTCTATTTGTTTTTATGCCGGAGGCAATTTTGTGAGAGACAAGAAGGCGACATTTGAACAAATCTTCAGG GTCATCTTTGTTTTGTTCGTTTCAGTGGTGGATAGTTCAGAAACAACTGCTATGGCTCCTGATTTCAACAAAGCTAGGGACTCTGCCGCTTCTATTTTCAAAATTCTGGAAAACAAACCTAAGATTGATTCAAGCAGTAATACAGGTTTAACACTAGACAATGTGGAAGGCACTATTGATTTCCTAAATATCAGCTTCAAATACCCGTCACGTCCTAATGTACAAATATTCAGAGATTTCTGCTTGAACATCCCATCTGGAAAG ATTGTTGCACTTGTTGGAGAGAGTGGGTGTGGTAAATCTACTGTGATCAGCCTATTACAAAGGTTTTATGATGTTGATTCCGGGCGTATAATGTTAGACAGAGTGGACATTCAAAAGTTCAAGATTAATTGGTTAAGACAACAAATGGGATTAGTAAGTCAAGAGCCTGTATTATTCAACGACACAATCAAAGCTAATGTTGCATACGGGCAACAAGGGATAGTGTCAGAAGAGGAAATTTTACTAGCTACCAAAGCATCCAATGCACATAACTTCATATCAGCATTGCCCGAGGGATATAATACTTATGTTGGGGAGAAAGGTATTCAATTATCAGGTGGGCAAAAACAACGCATTGCTATTGCAAGAGCAATACTGAAAAATCCTAAGATTCTTTTACTTGACGAGGCTACAAGTGCATTGGATGCTGAATCAGAACATATAGTACAAGAAGCATTTGAAAGAGTAATGAAAAACAGAACAACAATTGTTGTCGCTCATCGTTTATCTAGCGTTAAAGGAGCAGATGTAATCGCTGTTGTGAAAAATGGCGTGGTCGTTGAGCAAGGAAAACATGAAGTACTTGTGAATAAAAAAGATGGAGTTTATGCATCCTTTCATGACTTGAGTGCATAA
- the LOC113335801 gene encoding ABC transporter B family member 9-like isoform X2 → MKMMKEKTSDVGDDNPKKKEVDSVPYYKLFSYADRYDMLMMLIGTISSVASGLGMPVLMIMLGQVIDSFGSAGKINEVNKVALKTLYLGIAIAVATFMQMSCWIVTGERQARRIRVAYLQSVLKQDITFFDKKSTTAEVIVSLTCDTVLVQDAIGEKVGKFIQLTTTFFAAFTVAFSKGWSLSLLVLSCIPPLALTGILVSKYVSKVSHGGQAANTEAAEVVAQTMGAIRTVASFTGEKEAIEKYNKILPKTYIFMTRQALASGIGFGVAISVMYSFEGLAMWYGSRLILDKGFNGGNITSIIFNLAIGGIALGQAFPCLSIFIAGKAASDKMFKVINRKPLIDISETKGLILENIKGDINLKEIYFSYPTRPDVQVLSGFSLCVPSGSTAALVGQSGSGKSTVLSLVERFYDPQAGEVLIDGVNLKELQLKWVRENVIGLVSQEPTLFATTIKENIIYGKEKATEEEIKRAVTLANAANFIDKLPMGLETMISGTKLSGGQKQRIAIARAILKNPKILLLDEATSALDVKSEQIVKDALERVILNRTTIIVAHRLTTIKDAKIINVVHQGKIVEQGSHAELIMDLNGAYSQLIRLQEATASDEYTPPLHEIGIETSIFHQESNELDDSKKEVVDQHDQLAQHKVSFSQLAYLNKPEVVILFFGLFAAMIKGLMAPTLGFLLSRIIKILYEPPDELRRDSKIWSFMFVALGCIGLIIIPLQHYLIGIAGGKLVQRVRSMCFRKIVHQEMSWFDDHTNSSGAIESWLSTDALRVQNLVGDSLSLWVQNISTITAAVIIALVSNWKFTLVLIALLPLFASEGYARMKFIQSSLNGDGKVKYEEANQVAFGAVGGIRTVASFNAEEKVAKLYNSKCTNSMKQGNQRGLISGVGLGIAIFIIYLGASICFYAGGNFVRDKKATFEQIFRVIFVLFVSVVDSSETTAMAPDFNKARDSAASIFKILENKPKIDSSSNTGLTLDNVEGTIDFLNISFKYPSRPNVQIFRDFCLNIPSGKIVALVGESGCGKSTVISLLQRFYDVDSGRIMLDRVDIQKFKINWLRQQMGLVSQEPVLFNDTIKANVAYGQQGIVSEEEILLATKASNAHNFISALPEGYNTYVGEKGIQLSGGQKQRIAIARAILKNPKILLLDEATSALDAESEHIVQEAFERVMKNRTTIVVAHRLSSVKGADVIAVVKNGVVVEQGKHEVLVNKKDGVYASFHDLSA, encoded by the exons atgaagatgatgaaagaAAAAACTTCAGATGTTGGTGATGATAATCCGAAGAAAAAAGAAGTAGATTCAGTTCCGTATTATAAGCTGTTCTCATATGCAGATCGATATgatatgttgatgatgttgataggGACGATCTCTTCTGTGGCAAGTGGTCTGGGTATGCCAGTGTTGATGATCATGCTTGGACAAGTTATTGATTCTTTTGGAAGTGCTGGCAAAATCAATGAAGTGAACAAG GTTGCACTGAAGACTCTGTACTTGGGAATTGCAATTGCCGTTGCGACATTCATGC AGATGTCTTGCTGGATTGTTACTGGAGAGAGACAAGCAAGAAGAATCAGGGTTGCATATCTACAATCTGTACTGAAACAAGATATTACATTCTTTGACAAGAAATCCACAACTGCCGAAGTCATTGTTAGTTTAACTTGTGACACCGTACTTGTTCAGGATGCCATTGGTGAAAAGGTTGGAAAATTCATACAACTCACAACAACCTTTTTTGCTGCATTTACTGTTGCATTTAGCAAAGGTTGGTCTCTCTCCCTTCTGGTGCTATCATGCATTCCACCCCTAGCACTTACTGGCATCTTAGTGTCAAAATATGTATCAAAAGTTTCGCACGGAGGGCAAGCAGCAAACACCGAGGCTGCAGAAGTTGTGGCACAAACAATGGGAGCTATTCGAACG GTAGCATCCTTTACAGGAGAAAAGGAGGCAATAGAAAAATACAACAAAATACTACCAAAAACATACATATTCATGACCAGACAAGCACTTGCTTCTGGCATAGGATTTGGCGTAGCGATATCAGTCATGTACAGTTTTGAAGGACTTGCAATGTGGTACGGCTCTAGGTTGATTCTTGATAAAGGCTTCAATGGCGGGAATATCACCAGCATTATATTCAATCTCGCAATTGGTGGAAT TGCACTAGGCCAAGCGTTTCCATGTCTGAGTATATTTATAGCCGGAAAAGCTGCGAGTGATAAGATGTTTAAAGTAATCAACCGGAAACCTCTGATCGATATCTCAGAGACGAAAGGACTTATATTGGAAAACATCAAGGGTGATATAAATTTGAAAGAAATCTACTTCAGTTACCCGACAAGGCCCGATGTGCAAGTACTATCAGGTTTCTCATTATGCGTTCCGAGTGGAAGCACCGCAGCTTTAGTTGGACAGAGTGGAAGTGGAAAATCTACAGTACTTAGTTTGGTAGAGAGATTTTATGATCCCCAAGCTGGTGAAGTACTTATAGATGGTGTTAATCTGAAGGAATTACAACTTAAGTGGGTTAGGGAGAATGTTATAGGACTAGTAAGCCAAGAACCAACATTGTTCGCAACTACCATAAAAGAGAACATTATCTACGGAAAGGAAAAAGCAACCGAAGAAGAAATAAAGCGGGCAGTCACACTTGCCAATGCTGCAAATTTCATTGATAAGTTGCCTATG GGACTTGAAACAATGATAAGTGGAACTAAGCTATCTGGAGGTCAAAAACAGAGGATTGCAATTGCAAGAGCCATCTTGAAGAACCCAAAGATCCTACTTCTTGATGAAGCCACGAGCGCCTTGGATGTCAAATCAGAGCAAATAGTGAAAGATGCTTTAGAACGTGTTATTTTGAATCGAACAACCATCATTGTCGCCCATCGGCTAACTACCATTAAGGATGCCAAAATCATAAATGTGGTACATCAAGGAAAAATAGTGGAGCAAG GAagtcatgcagaactaatcatgGATTTAAATGGAGCCTACTCCCAGTTAATCCGTCTACAAGAAGCTACTGCAAGTGATGAGTATACTCCACCTTTACACGAGATTGGTATCGAGACTTCAATCTTTCACCAGGAATCCAATGAATTAGACGATAGTAAGAAAGAGGTAGTCGATCAACACGACCAACTAGCGCAGCATAAAGTATCTTTTAGTCAATTAGCTTACTTGAATAAGCCAGAGGTGGTAATTTTGTTCTTCGGATTGTTTGCCGCAATGATAAAAGGTCTGATGGCACCTACCTTAGGATTCTTACTCTCGAGAATAATTAAGATACTTTATGAACCACCAGATGAACTTCGCAGAGATTCTAAGATATGGTCTTTCATGTTTGTGGCACTAGGTTGCATTGGTTTGATTATTATACCTCTGCAACATTACCTCATAGGAATTGCAGGTGGTAAACTAGTTCAACGGGTTAGATCTATGTGTTTCAGAAAAATTGTGCACCAAGAAATGAGTTGGTTCGATGACCATACAAATTCAAG TGGGGCAATAGAGTCATGGTTATCTACAGATGCTTTAAGAGTTCAGAATCTTGTTGGAGATTCCTTGTCATTATGGGTTCAGAACATATCAACAATCACAGCAGCAGTCATTATAGCACTGGTATCTAATTGGAAATTTACGCTTGTGCTTATTGCGTTGTTGCCATTGTTTGCTTCAGAAGGATATGCACGTATGAAGTTTATACAAAGCTCACTGAATGGGGATGGAAAG GTGAAGTACGAAGAAGCAAATCAAGTTGCATTCGGTGCTGTGGGAGGCATTCGAACTGTTGCATCCTTTAATGCAGAGGAGAAGGTTGCTAAACTCTATAATAGCAAATGCACGAATTCCATGAAACAGGGAAACCAACGCGGATTGATAAGTGGTGTTGGCCTTGGCATTGctatttttattatctatcttggtGCTTCTATTTGTTTTTATGCCGGAGGCAATTTTGTGAGAGACAAGAAGGCGACATTTGAACAAATCTTCAGG GTCATCTTTGTTTTGTTCGTTTCAGTGGTGGATAGTTCAGAAACAACTGCTATGGCTCCTGATTTCAACAAAGCTAGGGACTCTGCCGCTTCTATTTTCAAAATTCTGGAAAACAAACCTAAGATTGATTCAAGCAGTAATACAGGTTTAACACTAGACAATGTGGAAGGCACTATTGATTTCCTAAATATCAGCTTCAAATACCCGTCACGTCCTAATGTACAAATATTCAGAGATTTCTGCTTGAACATCCCATCTGGAAAG ATTGTTGCACTTGTTGGAGAGAGTGGGTGTGGTAAATCTACTGTGATCAGCCTATTACAAAGGTTTTATGATGTTGATTCCGGGCGTATAATGTTAGACAGAGTGGACATTCAAAAGTTCAAGATTAATTGGTTAAGACAACAAATGGGATTAGTAAGTCAAGAGCCTGTATTATTCAACGACACAATCAAAGCTAATGTTGCATACGGGCAACAAGGGATAGTGTCAGAAGAGGAAATTTTACTAGCTACCAAAGCATCCAATGCACATAACTTCATATCAGCATTGCCCGAGGGATATAATACTTATGTTGGGGAGAAAGGTATTCAATTATCAGGTGGGCAAAAACAACGCATTGCTATTGCAAGAGCAATACTGAAAAATCCTAAGATTCTTTTACTTGACGAGGCTACAAGTGCATTGGATGCTGAATCAGAACATATAGTACAAGAAGCATTTGAAAGAGTAATGAAAAACAGAACAACAATTGTTGTCGCTCATCGTTTATCTAGCGTTAAAGGAGCAGATGTAATCGCTGTTGTGAAAAATGGCGTGGTCGTTGAGCAAGGAAAACATGAAGTACTTGTGAATAAAAAAGATGGAGTTTATGCATCCTTTCATGACTTGAGTGCATAA